In a single window of the Streptacidiphilus sp. P02-A3a genome:
- a CDS encoding PAS domain-containing protein, whose protein sequence is MDAQGPVLRVDADARLLAALLDGMEVGFAAMDGDGVLTHWNREATRLLGWSAAEAVGRSGLDGWALRPGDADDVRIRLLAGQADVPAAPGAAPVGRVHEFALLTRDGRRVLVRAQAHPVAAVDGRPLGLYFAFSEAGAQVELERSLGLAEAMLDEAPTGVVLVDADLRPAAVGESAARWLDCDRGALLGHPLGEVLGDGVQELEAALQHVLATGKPLSGVKLWAALRADPGRRRCWRSEFVRLGSPLGEEPVPLGVAWFFEDVTLHEQAEQEGTVLRFRASQLRRAGQAAAECEDPMDGAVGYLDFVLAGFADHALLDLAEPTAAGAPDGPGSGLIRAAVSPVGGLGQDPALEPTGIPARYGEVHPARRALEQAGTVVLSDTGLPPQPEWAALRRWPTGTVHGLCTALRSRGRTVGVLTFLRGPGRQRFDRADTAYAEDIAARVAAAVDLAQRA, encoded by the coding sequence GTGGACGCCCAAGGACCGGTACTGCGTGTCGACGCGGACGCCAGGCTGCTCGCCGCCCTGCTGGACGGCATGGAGGTCGGGTTCGCCGCGATGGACGGCGACGGCGTGCTCACCCACTGGAACCGCGAGGCGACCCGGCTGCTCGGCTGGAGCGCGGCCGAGGCCGTGGGCCGCAGCGGGCTGGACGGCTGGGCGCTGCGCCCCGGCGACGCCGACGACGTCCGGATCCGGCTGCTGGCCGGACAGGCGGACGTGCCCGCCGCACCCGGCGCGGCCCCGGTCGGCCGGGTGCACGAGTTCGCGCTGCTGACCAGGGACGGCCGCCGGGTGCTGGTGCGCGCCCAGGCGCACCCGGTGGCGGCCGTCGACGGCCGCCCGCTCGGCCTCTACTTCGCCTTCTCCGAGGCCGGGGCGCAGGTCGAGCTGGAGCGCTCACTGGGCCTGGCCGAGGCCATGCTGGACGAGGCCCCGACCGGTGTGGTGCTGGTCGACGCGGACCTGCGCCCGGCCGCCGTCGGCGAGTCCGCCGCGCGCTGGCTGGACTGCGACCGCGGCGCCCTGCTCGGACACCCGCTGGGGGAGGTCCTGGGTGACGGCGTGCAGGAGCTGGAGGCCGCGCTGCAACACGTGCTGGCCACCGGGAAGCCGCTCAGCGGGGTCAAGCTGTGGGCCGCGCTGCGGGCCGATCCGGGCCGCCGCCGCTGCTGGCGCAGCGAGTTCGTCCGGCTCGGCTCGCCGCTGGGGGAGGAGCCGGTGCCGCTCGGGGTGGCCTGGTTCTTCGAGGACGTCACCCTGCACGAGCAGGCCGAGCAGGAGGGCACGGTGCTGCGCTTCCGCGCCTCGCAGCTGCGCCGCGCCGGGCAGGCGGCGGCGGAGTGCGAGGACCCGATGGACGGCGCGGTCGGCTACCTGGACTTCGTCCTCGCCGGGTTCGCCGACCACGCGCTGCTGGACCTGGCCGAGCCGACCGCCGCGGGCGCCCCGGACGGCCCCGGGTCCGGCCTGATCCGGGCGGCGGTGTCGCCGGTCGGCGGCCTCGGCCAGGATCCGGCGCTGGAGCCCACCGGCATACCGGCCCGCTACGGCGAGGTGCACCCGGCGCGGCGGGCGCTGGAGCAGGCCGGGACGGTCGTGCTGTCCGACACCGGGCTCCCGCCGCAGCCGGAGTGGGCGGCGCTGCGCCGCTGGCCGACCGGGACGGTGCACGGCCTGTGCACGGCGCTGCGCAGCCGGGGCCGGACGGTCGGCGTGCTGACCTTCCTGCGCGGCCCGGGCCGCCAGCGCTTCGACCGGGCCGACACCGCCTACGCCGAGGACATCGCCGCCCGGGTGGCCGCCGCGGTCGACCTGGCTCAGCGGGCGTAG
- a CDS encoding SIS domain-containing protein: MSDLAGQYIDAAISLLARVRDEEAENIELAAEALARTVTEGGRIFAFGAGHSSLAAQDVVYRAGGLVLMNLLAVPGVTGVDLVPVHLGSALERVSGLAPTVLDASPARSGDLLFLISLSGRQVMPVELAVHARQRGLTVVGVTSLAYPSAVTSGHPSGTFLKDHCDIVLDNKIAVGDGELTAPGADTTFGPVSTITTVALMQSVVAAAVGKLAGEGLAPPLFRSGNVDGGLAWNAKLMSDHRERVFYTF, encoded by the coding sequence ATGAGCGATCTGGCCGGGCAGTACATCGACGCGGCGATCTCCCTGCTGGCGCGGGTCCGCGACGAGGAGGCCGAGAACATCGAGCTCGCGGCCGAGGCACTGGCCCGGACGGTGACCGAGGGCGGCCGGATCTTCGCCTTCGGGGCCGGGCACTCCTCGCTCGCCGCCCAGGACGTCGTCTACCGCGCCGGCGGGCTGGTGCTGATGAACCTGCTGGCCGTCCCCGGCGTCACCGGCGTGGACCTGGTCCCGGTGCACCTGGGCAGCGCCCTGGAGCGGGTGAGCGGCCTGGCCCCGACCGTGCTGGACGCCAGCCCGGCCCGCAGCGGCGACCTGCTGTTCCTGATCTCGCTCTCCGGACGCCAGGTGATGCCGGTGGAGCTGGCCGTGCACGCCCGGCAGCGCGGCCTGACCGTGGTCGGGGTGACCTCGCTGGCGTACCCCTCGGCGGTGACCTCGGGCCACCCCTCGGGGACCTTCCTCAAGGACCACTGCGACATCGTGCTGGACAACAAGATCGCGGTCGGCGACGGCGAGCTGACCGCGCCCGGCGCGGACACCACCTTCGGCCCGGTGTCCACGATCACCACCGTCGCGCTGATGCAGTCGGTGGTGGCCGCCGCCGTCGGCAAGCTGGCCGGGGAGGGCCTGGCCCCGCCGCTGTTCCGCTCCGGCAACGTCGACGGCGGCCTGGCCTGGAACGCCAAGCTGATGTCCGACCACAGGGAGCGGGTCTTCTACACCTTCTGA
- a CDS encoding metal-dependent transcriptional regulator, producing MSGHLIDTTEMYLRTIFELEEEGVMPMRARIAERLEQSGPTVSQTVARMERDGLLQVADDRHLELTEAGRQLATRVMRKHRIAECLLVDVIGLEWEQVHAEACRWEHVMSEAVERRVLELLRHPTESPYGNPIPGLEELGDVPGAGGDEVVVSLDGLAPGLEGRNVVVRRIGEPIQTDAQTMYTLRRAGVQPGAVVNVTAAPGGVLVSSGGEAAELDSEIAAHVFVATT from the coding sequence ATGTCAGGTCACCTGATCGATACAACTGAGATGTACCTGCGCACCATCTTCGAGCTGGAGGAGGAGGGCGTGATGCCCATGCGCGCCCGCATCGCGGAGCGCCTGGAGCAGAGCGGCCCCACCGTGAGCCAGACGGTGGCGCGGATGGAGCGCGACGGCCTGCTCCAGGTCGCCGACGACCGCCACCTGGAGCTCACCGAGGCCGGGCGGCAGCTGGCCACCAGGGTCATGCGCAAACACCGCATCGCCGAGTGCCTGCTGGTCGACGTCATCGGCCTGGAGTGGGAGCAGGTCCACGCCGAGGCCTGCCGCTGGGAGCACGTGATGAGCGAGGCGGTGGAGCGCCGGGTACTGGAGCTGCTGCGGCATCCGACCGAGTCCCCGTACGGCAACCCGATCCCCGGTCTGGAGGAGCTCGGGGACGTCCCCGGCGCCGGTGGCGACGAGGTCGTGGTCAGCCTGGACGGGCTGGCGCCCGGCCTTGAGGGGCGGAACGTGGTGGTGCGGCGGATCGGCGAGCCGATCCAGACCGACGCGCAGACCATGTACACGCTGCGCCGGGCCGGGGTGCAGCCGGGCGCGGTGGTCAACGTCACGGCGGCGCCGGGCGGCGTGCTGGTGAGCAGCGGTGGCGAGGCCGCCGAGCTGGACAGCGAGATCGCGGCACACGTCTTCGTCGCGACCACCTGA
- a CDS encoding bifunctional DNA primase/polymerase gives MEDTLGAPRSAGPAQQAARDLLVDAAVRYAEERHWEVAPGAWLIEEDGFVRCSCGDHACPAPGAHPTSGDWSRKASAGPGVVRRWWTENPLASVLLPTGRTFDAIDVPEIAGCLALARMERMGLELGPVLAVPGDSAGGAGRGRRLVFLVLPGSLPKLPDILRRLGWGPGRLDLVGHGEGDWLIAPPTRVGTLGYAQWAREPNSMNRWLPEATELINPIAYACGREAPLSASAQ, from the coding sequence GTGGAAGACACCCTGGGAGCCCCCCGGTCGGCTGGACCGGCGCAGCAAGCCGCTCGTGACCTGCTTGTCGACGCCGCTGTGCGGTACGCCGAGGAACGGCACTGGGAGGTCGCGCCGGGCGCCTGGCTGATCGAGGAGGACGGCTTCGTACGCTGCTCCTGCGGCGACCACGCCTGCCCCGCCCCCGGCGCGCACCCGACCTCCGGCGACTGGTCCCGCAAGGCCAGCGCCGGTCCCGGCGTGGTCCGCCGCTGGTGGACGGAGAACCCGCTCGCCTCGGTGCTGCTGCCGACCGGCCGCACCTTCGACGCCATCGACGTACCGGAGATCGCGGGCTGCCTGGCGCTGGCCCGGATGGAGCGGATGGGCCTGGAGCTCGGCCCGGTGCTGGCCGTCCCCGGGGACTCCGCCGGCGGGGCGGGGCGCGGTCGGCGGCTGGTGTTCCTGGTGCTGCCCGGCTCACTGCCGAAGCTGCCGGACATCCTGCGCCGGCTCGGCTGGGGCCCCGGTCGGCTGGACCTGGTCGGCCACGGCGAGGGGGACTGGCTGATCGCGCCACCGACCCGGGTCGGCACCCTCGGCTACGCCCAGTGGGCGCGGGAGCCCAACAGCATGAACCGCTGGCTGCCGGAGGCCACCGAGTTGATCAACCCCATCGCCTACGCCTGCGGCCGTGAGGCTCCCCTGTCTGCCTCCGCGCAGTAG
- a CDS encoding transcriptional regulator, with translation MAARPLVARQPNERLQSLIQEAGCSNAGLARRVNLCGGEHGLDLRYDKTSVARWLRGQQPRGQAPAVIAEAIGRKLGRSVSVDEIGMADGKNTSSSIGLHFSPSLAGAVEQVCELWRSDVGRRDFLNGASVAASALVEPSRDWLITGTDPLVARSGGPRVGPADVEAVHATTQMLVELDHRFGSGHVRPVVVHYLNSVVSGLLAGSYREDTGRRLFAAVARLTELAGYMAIDTGQPGLAQRYYIQALRLAQAAGDRAYGAYVLAASMSHLAANLGNPREIAQLARAAQEGARGAATPTAMSLFYVAEARGHALLGDVRSCETVAGRAAEAMEHSRPEEDPDWIGHFDRAYLADELAHCHRDLEQPMQSARYAEEALKTHPETRVRRRAVDLVLLATAQLQLHDLDQACDTGARAVELMSGLRSARGAEYLDDFRRRLEPYREQRAVREFQARTLAEAAA, from the coding sequence ATGGCCGCCAGACCGCTGGTCGCACGACAGCCCAACGAACGGCTCCAATCGCTGATCCAAGAGGCCGGGTGCTCCAATGCGGGGTTGGCCCGCAGGGTCAACCTCTGCGGGGGTGAGCACGGTCTCGACCTGCGCTACGACAAGACCTCGGTGGCCCGCTGGCTGCGCGGCCAGCAACCCCGGGGCCAGGCACCGGCGGTGATCGCCGAGGCCATCGGACGGAAACTGGGGCGCTCGGTCAGCGTCGACGAGATCGGCATGGCCGACGGGAAGAACACCTCGTCCAGCATCGGCCTGCACTTCTCGCCGAGCCTGGCCGGGGCGGTCGAGCAGGTGTGCGAACTATGGCGCAGCGACGTCGGTCGCCGCGATTTCCTCAACGGCGCGTCCGTGGCCGCCTCCGCGCTGGTGGAACCCAGCCGGGACTGGCTGATCACCGGCACCGACCCGCTGGTGGCCCGCAGCGGCGGCCCCAGGGTCGGCCCGGCCGACGTCGAGGCGGTGCACGCGACCACGCAGATGCTGGTGGAGCTGGACCACCGCTTCGGCAGCGGCCATGTGCGCCCGGTGGTGGTGCACTACCTGAACAGCGTGGTGTCCGGACTGCTGGCCGGTTCCTACCGGGAGGACACCGGACGCCGGTTGTTCGCGGCGGTGGCCCGACTCACCGAGCTGGCCGGGTACATGGCGATCGACACCGGCCAACCGGGCCTGGCCCAGCGCTACTACATCCAGGCGCTGCGGCTGGCCCAGGCGGCGGGGGACCGGGCCTACGGGGCCTATGTGCTGGCGGCCTCGATGAGCCACCTGGCGGCGAACCTGGGGAACCCCCGGGAGATCGCCCAACTCGCCCGTGCCGCACAGGAGGGCGCCCGGGGCGCGGCCACCCCCACGGCCATGTCGCTGTTCTACGTGGCCGAGGCGCGCGGACACGCGCTGCTGGGCGACGTCCGCTCCTGCGAGACGGTGGCCGGGCGGGCGGCCGAGGCGATGGAGCACAGCCGCCCGGAGGAGGACCCGGACTGGATCGGGCACTTCGACCGGGCCTACCTGGCCGACGAACTCGCGCACTGCCACCGGGACCTGGAGCAGCCGATGCAGTCCGCCCGCTACGCCGAGGAGGCGTTGAAGACGCATCCGGAGACGCGGGTGCGGCGGCGTGCGGTGGACCTGGTGCTGCTGGCGACCGCCCAGTTGCAGCTGCACGACCTCGACCAGGCCTGCGATACCGGGGCGCGCGCGGTCGAGTTGATGTCGGGTCTGCGGTCGGCGCGCGGCGCGGAGTACCTGGACGACTTCCGGCGGCGGCTTGAGCCCTACCGCGAGCAGCGGGCGGTAAGAGAGTTCCAGGCAAGGACGTTGGCGGAGGCGGCGGCCTGA
- the purU gene encoding formyltetrahydrofolate deformylase — MAEQQPGTDQYVLTLSCPDKQGIVHAVSSYLFRTGCNIVDSQQFGDRDSGLFFMRVHFSAEAPVTQEKLHASFAATGDAFRMDWQIHPSAHRTRVLLLVSKFGHCLNDLLFRAGSGALPVEVVGVVSNHTDFQELAASYHVPFHHIPVTADTKPEAEAALLELVDQERVDLVVLARYMQVLSDDLCKALTGRAINIHHSFLPSFKGAKPYHQAHARGVKLIGATAHYVTAALDEGPIIEQEVVRVSHDVSPQQLVALGRDAECQALARAVKWHAEHRVLLNGSRTVVFG; from the coding sequence GTGGCAGAGCAGCAGCCCGGCACGGACCAGTACGTATTGACTCTCTCCTGCCCCGACAAGCAGGGCATCGTGCACGCGGTGTCCAGCTACCTGTTCCGTACCGGCTGCAACATCGTCGACAGCCAGCAGTTCGGCGACCGCGACTCGGGCCTGTTCTTCATGCGGGTGCACTTCTCGGCGGAGGCGCCGGTCACCCAGGAGAAGCTGCACGCGAGCTTCGCGGCGACCGGTGACGCCTTCCGGATGGACTGGCAGATCCACCCCAGCGCGCACCGCACCCGGGTGCTGCTGCTGGTCAGCAAGTTCGGCCACTGCCTGAACGACCTGCTGTTCCGGGCGGGCAGCGGGGCGCTGCCGGTGGAGGTCGTCGGCGTGGTCTCCAACCACACCGACTTCCAGGAGCTGGCCGCCTCGTACCACGTGCCGTTCCACCACATCCCGGTGACCGCCGACACCAAGCCCGAGGCCGAGGCGGCGCTGCTGGAGCTGGTCGACCAGGAGCGGGTGGACCTGGTGGTGCTGGCCCGCTACATGCAGGTGCTCTCGGACGACCTGTGCAAGGCGCTCACCGGCCGGGCGATCAACATCCACCACTCGTTCCTGCCGAGCTTCAAGGGCGCCAAGCCGTACCACCAGGCGCACGCCCGGGGCGTGAAGCTGATCGGCGCGACCGCGCACTACGTGACGGCGGCGCTGGACGAGGGCCCGATCATCGAGCAGGAGGTGGTCCGGGTCAGCCACGACGTCTCGCCGCAGCAGCTGGTGGCGCTCGGCCGGGACGCCGAGTGCCAGGCGCTGGCGCGCGCGGTGAAGTGGCACGCGGAGCACCGGGTGCTGCTCAACGGCAGCCGGACGGTGGTCTTCGGCTGA
- a CDS encoding STAS domain-containing protein: MSSEGYQGWTVLRVAGEIDLVTGGQIRTELHRLVAEGRRQVVLDLGAVRFCDSSGVGVLIGARRLLRSCSGDLRLVLPDADPGSDRPGGAAGGGHVDRVFTALGLRRLFDIYPDVASAAAPPAPPAPLARPA, from the coding sequence GTGAGTTCCGAGGGGTACCAGGGCTGGACGGTGCTCCGGGTCGCGGGTGAGATCGACCTGGTGACCGGCGGGCAGATCAGGACCGAACTGCACCGGCTGGTGGCCGAGGGCCGCCGCCAGGTGGTGCTGGACCTCGGCGCGGTGCGGTTCTGCGACTCCAGCGGGGTCGGGGTGCTGATCGGCGCCCGGCGGCTGCTCCGGTCCTGCTCCGGCGACCTGCGGCTGGTGCTGCCCGACGCCGACCCGGGCTCGGACCGTCCGGGCGGCGCGGCCGGTGGCGGCCATGTGGACCGGGTGTTCACCGCGCTCGGGCTGCGGCGGCTGTTCGACATCTACCCGGACGTGGCCTCCGCCGCCGCGCCGCCCGCGCCCCCGGCCCCGCTCGCCCGCCCGGCCTGA
- a CDS encoding bifunctional glycosyltransferase family 2 protein/CDP-glycerol:glycerophosphate glycerophosphotransferase produces the protein MNAVSLSIVLPVYGVADYLPRCLDSILDDVPEQLRLQVVAVDDCSPDGSGAILDARAAADPRLTVLHLDRNRGLGGAREAGLAEATGDYVWFVDSDDWLAEGALAAVAERLSAVRPDVLVTGFARVYPDGSTEPDTWRRLLDGVPETFTLAEWPALLQMILSAWNKVVRRDFLLGLGVRFGDGYYEDISVTYPLLLAAERISYLDRDCYFYRRQREGAITNTASPKHADAFAQYDAIFDFLDRRPDTPARLRRLVFDRTVKQAVTILDAPGLVPDGLRREFFSRTSAHFRRHRPAGYAHPGGLRGVQYRLVERDAWGAYQQLRPLQALPRTLRRGGRTLSRGARRAARGAARRGLYEAYRRLPLDQGLAVYAAYWYRGYACNPAAIYEKARELAPAVRGVWVVETRAQAAALPPGVPYVLANTPGYYKAMATAKYLVNNVNFPHTMTKRPGSVHLQTQHGTPLKLLGLDLRDRPEAGGDMDFERMLEHVARWDYLVSPNPHSSTAFGSAYPGRYRVLETGYPRNDRLSHGTSAQTAAIRERLGIPAGSTAVLYAPTHREQHPGYVPALDLAALAAALGPDFTLLVRTHYFYADAERDLGAGTVLDVSGHPSVEDLYLAADILVTDYSSVMFDYAVLDRPIVVFAPDWAEYQRIRGVYFDLRAEPPGLFTTTQAELEQALTDGSAAGPEAAKARAAFRARFCPWDDGGAAERVVREVFTPR, from the coding sequence GTGAACGCAGTGAGCCTCAGCATCGTCCTGCCCGTGTACGGCGTCGCCGACTACCTGCCGCGCTGCCTGGACTCGATCCTGGACGACGTCCCCGAGCAGCTGCGGTTGCAGGTCGTCGCCGTGGACGACTGCTCGCCCGACGGCAGCGGGGCGATCCTGGACGCCCGCGCCGCCGCCGACCCCCGGCTCACCGTGCTGCACCTGGACCGCAACCGGGGCCTCGGCGGCGCCCGCGAGGCCGGTCTGGCCGAGGCCACCGGCGACTACGTCTGGTTCGTCGACAGCGACGACTGGCTGGCCGAGGGCGCGCTCGCGGCCGTCGCCGAGCGGCTCTCCGCCGTCCGCCCGGACGTGCTGGTCACCGGCTTCGCCCGGGTCTACCCCGACGGCAGCACCGAGCCGGACACCTGGCGGCGGCTGCTCGACGGCGTGCCGGAGACGTTCACCCTGGCCGAGTGGCCCGCGCTGCTTCAGATGATCCTCTCGGCCTGGAACAAGGTGGTCCGCCGCGACTTCCTGCTCGGGCTCGGCGTCCGCTTCGGCGACGGCTACTACGAGGACATCTCGGTCACCTATCCGCTGCTGCTGGCCGCCGAGCGGATCAGCTACCTGGACCGGGACTGCTACTTCTACCGGCGGCAGCGCGAGGGCGCGATCACCAACACCGCCTCGCCGAAGCACGCCGACGCCTTCGCCCAGTACGACGCGATCTTCGACTTCCTGGACCGCCGCCCGGACACCCCGGCGCGGCTGCGCCGCCTGGTCTTCGACCGGACGGTCAAGCAGGCGGTGACCATCCTGGACGCCCCGGGACTGGTGCCGGACGGCCTGCGCCGGGAGTTCTTCAGCCGCACGTCCGCGCACTTCCGCCGGCACCGCCCGGCCGGGTACGCCCACCCGGGCGGCCTGCGCGGGGTCCAGTACCGGCTGGTGGAGCGCGACGCCTGGGGCGCGTACCAGCAGCTGCGCCCGCTTCAGGCGCTGCCGCGGACGCTGCGGCGGGGCGGCCGCACGCTGAGCCGGGGCGCCCGCAGGGCGGCCCGGGGCGCGGCCCGGCGCGGGCTCTACGAGGCGTACCGGCGGCTGCCGCTGGACCAGGGGCTGGCCGTCTACGCCGCCTACTGGTACCGGGGCTACGCCTGCAACCCGGCCGCGATCTACGAGAAGGCGCGGGAGCTGGCCCCGGCGGTGCGCGGGGTGTGGGTGGTGGAGACCAGGGCCCAGGCCGCCGCGCTGCCGCCCGGCGTCCCGTACGTGCTGGCCAACACCCCCGGCTACTACAAGGCCATGGCCACCGCCAAGTACCTGGTGAACAACGTCAACTTCCCGCACACGATGACCAAGCGGCCCGGTTCGGTGCATCTGCAGACGCAGCACGGGACGCCGCTGAAGCTGCTCGGCCTGGACCTGCGGGACCGTCCGGAGGCGGGCGGCGACATGGATTTCGAGCGGATGCTGGAGCACGTGGCCCGCTGGGACTACCTGGTGTCGCCCAACCCGCACTCCAGCACCGCCTTCGGCAGCGCCTACCCCGGCCGGTACCGGGTGCTGGAGACCGGCTACCCGCGCAACGACCGCCTGTCGCACGGTACTTCGGCCCAGACGGCGGCGATCCGGGAGCGGCTGGGGATCCCCGCCGGGAGCACCGCCGTGCTCTACGCGCCCACCCACCGGGAGCAGCACCCGGGCTACGTCCCGGCGCTGGACCTGGCGGCGCTGGCGGCGGCGCTCGGCCCGGACTTCACGCTGCTGGTCCGCACCCACTACTTCTACGCGGACGCGGAGCGGGACCTGGGCGCGGGCACCGTGCTCGACGTCTCCGGCCACCCCTCGGTGGAGGACCTCTACCTCGCGGCCGACATCCTGGTCACCGACTACTCCTCGGTCATGTTCGACTACGCGGTGCTGGACCGGCCGATCGTGGTGTTCGCCCCCGACTGGGCCGAGTACCAGCGGATCCGGGGCGTCTACTTCGACCTCAGGGCCGAGCCGCCGGGCCTGTTCACCACCACCCAGGCCGAGTTGGAGCAGGCGCTGACGGACGGCAGTGCCGCCGGACCGGAGGCGGCCAAGGCCCGCGCCGCGTTCCGGGCCCGGTTCTGCCCCTGGGACGACGGCGGTGCGGCGGAGCGGGTGGTGCGCGAGGTGTTCACGCCGCGGTGA
- a CDS encoding UTP--glucose-1-phosphate uridylyltransferase — MPTTIRRAVIPAAGLGSRLLPLTKATPKEMLPVGDKPVIEHTVRELVASGITDITIVVSGGKSLIQEHFRPNPALVDQLRADGKTAYADAVEEVAELSRRGHITYLDQHGPYGNGTPVLNAARNFGDEPILVLWPDDVFVAEVPRAQQLIRAYEATSCPVLALLPMAPADSQRYGVPVVKEDLDDGLLRITGLVEKPKPADAPSAFAAIGGYVVTPGIIDELREQTKRWYEHRTGEVYLTDAINAYATSRAVYGQVIQGRWYDTGNPADYLVAQFASALAHPEYGPLLRELAARELDGPATG, encoded by the coding sequence ATGCCCACGACGATCCGCAGGGCGGTGATCCCCGCCGCCGGACTGGGGTCGCGTCTGCTGCCGCTGACCAAGGCCACCCCGAAGGAGATGCTACCGGTCGGTGACAAGCCGGTGATCGAGCACACCGTGCGCGAGCTGGTGGCGTCCGGCATCACCGACATCACCATCGTCGTCTCGGGCGGGAAGTCGCTGATCCAGGAGCACTTCCGGCCGAACCCGGCGCTGGTCGACCAGCTGCGCGCGGACGGCAAGACCGCCTACGCGGACGCGGTGGAGGAGGTGGCCGAGCTGTCCCGGCGCGGCCACATCACCTACCTCGACCAGCACGGCCCGTACGGCAACGGCACCCCGGTGCTGAACGCGGCCCGGAACTTCGGCGACGAGCCGATACTGGTGCTCTGGCCGGACGACGTGTTCGTGGCCGAGGTGCCGCGCGCGCAGCAGCTGATCCGCGCGTACGAGGCGACCAGCTGCCCGGTGCTGGCGCTGCTGCCGATGGCGCCGGCCGACTCCCAGCGGTACGGCGTGCCGGTGGTGAAGGAGGACCTGGACGACGGGCTGCTGCGGATCACCGGCCTGGTGGAGAAGCCCAAGCCGGCCGACGCCCCGTCCGCGTTCGCGGCCATCGGCGGCTACGTGGTCACCCCGGGCATCATCGACGAACTGCGCGAGCAGACCAAGCGCTGGTACGAGCACCGCACCGGCGAGGTCTACCTGACCGACGCGATCAACGCCTACGCGACCAGCCGCGCGGTGTACGGGCAGGTGATCCAGGGCCGCTGGTACGACACCGGCAACCCGGCGGACTACCTGGTCGCCCAGTTCGCCTCGGCGCTGGCGCACCCCGAGTACGGTCCGCTGCTGCGCGAGCTGGCCGCCCGGGAGCTGGACGGACCGGCGACCGGCTGA
- a CDS encoding esterase family protein gives MSLTGTPFFAVTIALVVLAVVGMAVLWNRIPGPTLARVSARVGLTLFSQAAAVLMVLVYVNNSMGPFYDSWGDLFGDNATVQLTGGATGTSSTGPSSSPSAAAQAEKLTFTTYTTGVLKTKAVGPESRIKGSLYVWLPPQYNQPQYAHTAFPVVELLPGTPGTPQAWFGTMKANAELQKLMGEGKAKPMILVSATLNMFGGGNDSGCANLPGSYQTATWLAKDVPNLVKKNFRAAPTSANWAIMGYSAGGYCAANLTVQYPASFHAAVSMSGYNAPDASIVTRDPRLTAANNPYLVLKAERQQPDIVLLAAGSLQDPGTVPDARALIGVLRHPGSSRVMVLDKGDHTTAVFQTMLPQSLVWLSQQITAGSA, from the coding sequence ATGAGTCTTACAGGAACGCCGTTCTTCGCCGTCACCATCGCGCTGGTGGTGCTGGCGGTCGTCGGCATGGCCGTGCTCTGGAACCGGATACCCGGACCGACCCTGGCCAGGGTCTCCGCCCGGGTCGGGCTCACCCTGTTCAGCCAGGCCGCGGCGGTGCTCATGGTGCTGGTGTACGTGAACAACAGCATGGGCCCGTTCTACGACAGCTGGGGCGACCTCTTCGGCGACAACGCCACCGTCCAGCTCACCGGCGGTGCCACCGGCACCAGCTCGACCGGCCCGAGCAGCAGCCCCAGCGCCGCCGCCCAGGCCGAGAAGCTCACCTTCACCACCTACACCACCGGCGTGCTGAAGACCAAGGCGGTCGGCCCCGAGTCGCGGATCAAGGGCAGCCTGTACGTCTGGCTGCCGCCGCAGTACAACCAGCCGCAGTACGCGCACACCGCCTTCCCGGTGGTCGAGCTGCTGCCGGGCACCCCCGGCACCCCGCAGGCCTGGTTCGGCACCATGAAGGCCAACGCCGAGCTGCAGAAGCTGATGGGCGAGGGCAAGGCCAAGCCGATGATCCTGGTCTCGGCCACGCTCAACATGTTCGGCGGCGGCAACGACTCCGGCTGCGCCAACCTGCCCGGCAGCTACCAGACCGCGACCTGGCTGGCCAAGGACGTGCCGAACCTGGTCAAGAAGAACTTCCGGGCCGCGCCCACCTCCGCGAACTGGGCGATCATGGGCTACTCGGCGGGCGGCTACTGCGCGGCCAACCTCACCGTGCAGTACCCGGCCAGCTTCCACGCCGCGGTCAGCATGTCCGGCTACAACGCCCCGGACGCCTCGATAGTCACCAGGGACCCGCGGCTGACCGCCGCCAACAACCCGTACCTGGTGCTGAAGGCCGAGCGCCAGCAGCCCGACATCGTGCTGCTGGCGGCCGGGTCGCTACAGGACCCGGGCACCGTTCCGGACGCCCGGGCGCTGATAGGCGTGCTGCGGCACCCGGGATCGAGCCGGGTGATGGTCCTGGACAAGGGCGACCACACCACCGCCGTGTTCCAGACCATGCTGCCGCAGTCGCTGGTCTGGCTCTCCCAGCAGATCACCGCCGGAAGCGCCTGA